A genomic window from Acinetobacter lwoffii includes:
- the dnaB gene encoding replicative DNA helicase, with the protein MSQANASKKVAPAKPEIVTENSNLKEFRTPPHNLAIEQAVLAALMTVAESFEQVGDVLTENDFYATRHKYIFRAIEQLSKENSPYDAVLVHDWLIKQNLLDAIGGEEYLMQLMADSPSSFYNLETYAGKIKEFATLRSMIKVSSEILQNAYDTKGRTVSEILDLAETNIFSIAEQHNNNAKAQGPKPINSVVADVFDKLNELSQMEGSITGLTTGFVELDNKTSGMQSGDLIIVAARPSMGKTTFAMNLVESVLFNNNLPALVYSMEMPADSIAMRLISSFGRVHQGHLRSGKMDSDEWSKVTSTIVHLQEKNLYIDDSSALPPTELRARARRIAKMHGGKLGCIMVDYLQLMKVPGMGDNRVGEISEISRSLKALAKEMQCPVIALSQLNRSLENRPNKRPVMSDLRESGAIEQDADLIMFIYRDEVYNKESKEAGTAEIIIGKQRNGPIGTVRLAFEGQYTRFSNLSPEFYAQYDDEE; encoded by the coding sequence ATGTCACAGGCGAATGCCAGCAAAAAGGTAGCTCCTGCTAAACCGGAAATTGTTACTGAAAATAGCAATCTCAAGGAGTTCCGTACTCCGCCACACAATTTAGCAATTGAACAGGCTGTACTTGCTGCCCTTATGACTGTGGCTGAATCTTTTGAGCAGGTCGGTGATGTGCTGACCGAAAATGATTTTTATGCTACCCGACATAAATATATTTTCCGTGCCATTGAACAACTCTCTAAAGAAAACTCACCTTATGATGCGGTTCTGGTACATGACTGGCTCATCAAACAAAACTTGCTCGATGCCATTGGTGGCGAAGAGTATTTGATGCAACTGATGGCAGATTCACCCTCGAGTTTCTATAACCTGGAAACTTATGCTGGGAAAATTAAAGAGTTTGCTACCCTGCGCAGCATGATTAAAGTCAGCTCTGAAATTTTACAAAATGCCTATGACACCAAAGGCCGCACAGTAAGTGAAATTCTGGATCTGGCTGAGACCAATATTTTCTCGATTGCCGAACAGCATAATAACAATGCCAAAGCACAAGGCCCTAAGCCGATCAACTCGGTGGTTGCAGACGTATTTGATAAATTAAATGAACTGTCACAAATGGAAGGCAGCATTACCGGTTTAACTACTGGTTTTGTAGAACTGGATAACAAAACTTCCGGTATGCAATCTGGCGATTTAATTATTGTCGCGGCGCGTCCATCCATGGGTAAAACCACCTTTGCCATGAATCTGGTCGAAAGTGTTTTATTCAATAACAACCTGCCTGCTCTGGTCTATTCAATGGAGATGCCAGCCGACTCGATCGCCATGCGTTTGATTTCTTCATTTGGTCGCGTGCATCAGGGACATTTACGTTCCGGTAAAATGGACAGTGATGAATGGTCAAAAGTCACCAGTACCATTGTGCATTTACAAGAAAAAAATCTGTATATCGATGATTCTTCTGCGCTTCCACCGACAGAATTACGTGCCCGTGCGCGTCGTATTGCCAAAATGCATGGCGGAAAACTAGGCTGTATCATGGTCGATTACCTGCAGCTGATGAAAGTCCCTGGCATGGGTGATAACCGTGTTGGCGAAATCTCGGAAATTTCCCGAAGCTTAAAAGCCTTGGCGAAGGAAATGCAGTGTCCGGTAATTGCCTTGTCGCAGCTCAACCGATCGCTGGAGAACCGTCCAAACAAACGCCCGGTGATGTCCGACTTGCGTGAATCCGGTGCGATCGAGCAGGATGCCGACTTGATCATGTTTATTTACCGTGATGAGGTTTATAACAAAGAATCCAAGGAAGCTGGCACCGCTGAAATCATTATCGGCAAACAGCGTAACGGCCCGATTGGTACCGTGCGTCTGGCATTCGAAGGTCAATATACCCGCTTTAGTAATCTCTCGCCTGAGTTCTATGCTCAGTATGATGATGAAGAGTAA